In a genomic window of Meriones unguiculatus strain TT.TT164.6M chromosome 8, Bangor_MerUng_6.1, whole genome shotgun sequence:
- the Atf1 gene encoding cyclic AMP-dependent transcription factor ATF-1 isoform X2, translating to MSVPTPIYQTSSGQYIAIAPNGALQLASPGADGVQGLQTLTMTNSGSAPQGTLLQCAQTSDGQQILVPTNQVVVQTASGDMQTYQIRTTPSATSLPQTVVMTSPVTLTSQTTKTDDPQLKREIRLMKNREAARECRRKKKEYVKCLENRVAVLENQNKTLIEELKTLKDLYSHKSV from the exons ATGTCTGTTCCGACCCCCATCTATCAGACGAGCAGCGGACAGTACA TTGCCATTGCCCCCAACGGAGCCTTGCAGTTGGCCAGTCCAGGCGCAGATGGAGTGCAGGGCCTGCAGACGTTAACCATGACAAACTCGGGCAGTGCTCCGCAAGGCACGCTCCTGCAGTGCGCACAGACCTCGGACGGACAGCAGATACTTGTCCCGACCAACCAGGTGGTTGTGCAGA CTGCATCAGGAGATATGCAGACTTACCAGATCCGCACCACACCGTCTGCTACGTCACTTCCACAGACCGTGGTGATGACATCGCCTGTGACTCTTACGTCCCAGACAACGAAGACAGATGACCCCCAACTGAAGAGAGAAATACGGCTGATGAAAAACAG AGAGGCTGCCCGGGAATGCCGCCGGAAGAAGAAGGAGTACGTGAAGTGCCTGGAGAACCGCGTGGCCGTTctggaaaatcaaaacaaaaccctaatagAAGAGCTGAAGACCCTGAAGGATCTTTATTCTCATAAAAGTGTTTGA